The Chlorocebus sabaeus isolate Y175 chromosome 14, mChlSab1.0.hap1, whole genome shotgun sequence genome segment TTGATCCATTATCACATacgtattaaaatattatctcccatGCTGTGTGATATGTTGTTTTTATATTCATCCTTTCTTAAATGAACCAAAGGTTTTAGTTGGATTAAATTGTGATTAGTCAAGTTTTCTGATTTCATGATTTCTTAAATTGCGGTCATATGACCTCAATCACTGGAAATAGAATGTCATGAGTGTTTCTCTTTACTTGCAATCATAAATACGGGGAATGTCATCAATTGGTATGTCGGTGATTGCATGATTTCCTGAAAGTCTTTCACAGTCTAATTTGGACACTGAGTATTTCGTCTAAGTTCAGTGCATGTTTCCGACACTTGATGCTTTATGATTTCGGTATATAGCTTCCACAAGAGCATTTCCTGCAAAGACATGTCTTGGTCCCCACTGGTAAGTCATCTCACTCGAACACAGAATCAATAGGCTGAACATGGAAAGGTTATCGCTAGAATACTTATTAGACTGCAcggatttcttctttgatattaaGGAAACAAATACACTGTGTTATTAACTGTACTTCATTGATGATTCTCAAGTCAGAAAGTACAGGTCTGACTTCCTGTCCTTCAATGCCTGAAAGGATGATCGTATCTGCCAAAAGCACATAGTTAGAAGCACATCGcagctcaaacacacacacacccagacatataaacaaaaacaaagaaacactcaCATGGGCATGATTCTGCATGCCCACAAGTTCACGcaagcaaacacatacacacaaacacacacattgttTTGTAAGGACAGAATTATTCCCTACCACTGTTTTAAGTAAACTAACGCATTCCCCAGGAGTTTTAAGTGAACTCCCTGGGGAATACAAGGGGACACACCCTATGACTCATTCTTTAACTGAGTGCTGATATTGGATTGGTGGACCGCGTACCtgatgggtgggtggggtgtTCGCGGTAGGCGGGGGTGAGTTATATAAGGGCTGATGCAGCCAGATGGCGCGTCATTTGAAGACTCTCTCGGAAGAGATAGCGTCTTTCTGCAACGTGTGGTCCCAGCAGAAAAAGCTTGTGATCCTTGCTCCTGGCGACATGGAGGCCGATTCACTCCACTTGGGAGGTGAGTGGCAGTTCAACCGCTTTTCAAAACTCATATCTTCTCGGCCAGATGCAGCTTTTGCTGAAATTCAGCGGACTTCTCTACCTGAGAAGTCACCACTGTCATCTGAGACCCAAGTCAACCTCTGTGATGATTTGGCTCCTGTGGCAAGACAGCCTGCCCCCAGAAAGAAGCTTCCTCTCAGTAGCAGGAGACCTGCTGCGGTGGGGGCTGGGCTCCAGAATATGGGAAATACTTGCTACTTGAATGCTTCCCTGCAGTGCCTGACATACACACCACCCCTTGCCAACTACATGCTGTCGCAGGAGCACTCTCAACTTTGTCAGCGTCACAAGTGCTGCATGCTGTGTACGATGGAAGCTCACATTACACGGGCCCTCCACTGTCCTGGCCACGTCATCCAGCCCTCACAGGCATTGGCTGCTGGCTTCCGTCGAGGCAAGCAGGAAGATGCCCATGAGTTTCTGATGTTTATTGTGGATGCGATGAAAAAGGCATGCCTTCCCGGGCACAAGCAGGTAGATCATGACTCTGAGGACACCACCCTCATCCACCAGATATTTGGAGGCTGCTGGAGATCTCAAATCAAGTGTCTCCACTGCCAGGGCATTTCGGACACCTTTGACCCTTACCTGGACATCgccctggatatccaggcagctCAGAGTGTGAAGCAAGCTTTGGAACAGGTGGTGAAGCCCGAAGAACTCAATGGAGAGAATGCCTATCATTGTGGTCTTTGTCTCCAGAAGGCACCTGCCTCCAAGACGTTCACTCTACACACTTCTGCCAAGGTCCTCATCCTTGTATTGAAGAGATTCTCCGATGTCACAGGCAACAAACTTGCCAAGAATGTGCAATACCCTGAGTGCCTTGACATGCAGCCATACATGTCTCAGCAGAACACAGGACCTCTAGTCTATGTCCTCTATGCTGTGCTGGTCCACGCTGGGTGGAGTTGTCACAACGGACATTACCTCTCTTATGTCAAAGCTCCAGGAGGCCAGTGGTATAAAATGGATGACACCAAGGTCACTGCCTGTAGCATCGCTTCTGTCCTGAGTCAACAGGCCTATGTCCTCTTTTACATCCAGAAGAGTGAACTGGAAAGATGCAGTGAGAGTGTGTCAATAGGCAGGGAACCAGGAGCCCTTGGCGCTGAACACAAAGACAGGCGAGCAACGCAAGGAGAGCTCCAGAGAGAACCCTGCCTCCAGGTACCCGACTTGGAGGAGCACTTAGTGGAAAGAGCCACTCAGGAAAGCACCTTAGACCACTGGAAGTTCctccaagagcaaaacaaaaccaagcccGACTTCAACGTCAGAAAAGTCGAATGTACCCTGCCTCCCAACGTGCTTGTGATTCATCCATCAAAATACAAGAGTGGGATGAACAACCATCATCCTGAACAGCAAAGCTCCCTGCTGAACCTCTCTTCAAGGAAACTGACACCTCAGGAGTCCATGAACACTGACACACTCACTTCTCTGCAAGGGAGGACCAGGAGATCCAAAGGGAGGAACAAACACAGCAAGAGGGCTCTGTTTGTGTGCCAGTGATCTCAGGAAAAGTCTCCACCCAAACGCAGGAGTGCATGCGCACataaactgacacacacacacatacacgtacacacacacacacccacgagGGGGttcacgcacgcacacacac includes the following:
- the LOC140713380 gene encoding ubiquitin carboxyl-terminal hydrolase 17-like, with amino-acid sequence MARHLKTLSEEIASFCNVWSQQKKLVILAPGDMEADSLHLGGEWQFNRFSKLISSRPDAAFAEIQRTSLPEKSPLSSETQVNLCDDLAPVARQPAPRKKLPLSSRRPAAVGAGLQNMGNTCYLNASLQCLTYTPPLANYMLSQEHSQLCQRHKCCMLCTMEAHITRALHCPGHVIQPSQALAAGFRRGKQEDAHEFLMFIVDAMKKACLPGHKQVDHDSEDTTLIHQIFGGCWRSQIKCLHCQGISDTFDPYLDIALDIQAAQSVKQALEQVVKPEELNGENAYHCGLCLQKAPASKTFTLHTSAKVLILVLKRFSDVTGNKLAKNVQYPECLDMQPYMSQQNTGPLVYVLYAVLVHAGWSCHNGHYLSYVKAPGGQWYKMDDTKVTACSIASVLSQQAYVLFYIQKSELERCSESVSIGREPGALGAEHKDRRATQGELQREPCLQVPDLEEHLVERATQESTLDHWKFLQEQNKTKPDFNVRKVECTLPPNVLVIHPSKYKSGMNNHHPEQQSSLLNLSSRKLTPQESMNTDTLTSLQGRTRRSKGRNKHSKRALFVCQ